catcattGAATTCAGTCAGCTAGTATTTTtctaggatttttgcatctgcaTTTATAAGTTAATTGAGCCTagaatctttcttcttttgtgcTGGCCTTCATTTGGGTTTGGAATCAAGTTTACACAGGTCTCAAAAAATGGACTGGCAATGttcactcttttttgttttccagaacAACTTCTATAAGAAGAAATTAGTGTTTCCTTGAGAGTTTGATATACCTCACCTGTAAAAACACTTGGACTGGGGATTTGAGTAACTGGAGGTCTTGGACTAACCTTCAAACTTCTTCCATATTTATTGGCCAATTCAAATTCTCCATTGCTTCCTGTGTCAatgttgatatttaaaaattttctagaaaTGGATATATTTCATCCAGGTTTTCAAGTTAAGCAGTCCTACTGATTTCTTAAACTTGTCAGTATCTTGGTCTTCCCTTGAACAAGGAAGTTGCTTAGTATATGCCCGTACCCTGTtcatctcccctgcccccaccacatTTTAGTCCTCACTTTAAACATTTACTAAAAGACCACAATACGTTTCACCAAAGTATTTTATTACACCACTTCCCATATCTCGTCCTAGCTTCTAGATTTCTTTCCATACTTTCTCCCAGCATGTTTTCAGGGTAGGTCTTTGTGTGACAATCATTCTGATGTCTTTTAGGCTTAaagatattttatcttattttgttgTCTATTTGTATGCATTGTTGTGGCTGAGaaacctgatttttttccttcttcctgggtGATCTGTCCTTTCCCTCTGATGCTTTGAGAACGTCCTCTTTGTCTTTGATGCCAATAAACAgagattttccttatttctcattTGGCTCCCAGTGCCTTCAGGCTGAGGTTTCTCAGCTTTCTTCAAACTGGAGAATTCATCTTCATAGTTTTTTCAGATGTTTTCTCCCCAATCCCTTACCTGAATGCTGGTGCTTGGGTGTCAAGGCTCCCatctctcctggcttctctcctTCTCAGTCCTTTCCTGCTGTCTTCAGGAGAATCCCTTCACAGGAACGCCCAGGCCACCAGCTGTTCTTCAGCCGGCTCAATCCTTGTGTTTACGTCAACTTCCTTTCAACGATTACACTTAtcgtatatatttatatttccccCTTTGATGCCTTTGGAAACTGAATTCTTGTTCGTGCCTCCCACTGCTAATACCTTCTCAGCCCTTCCTGAGACATGTCATGTCCGTCTGTCCCATGGATACCCCCAGCACCTGCCCATGAGTTTGCCTCGCTGTCACAGTGTTGCACTCTCAGCTGTGGAGGCACTTGGCTGGTGACCTTGAATCCTCCCAGTGTTGGCCTCTTAGTCAGGCCCCATGCTTGGGGGACAGACTGAAGAGCACGCTGGGACACAAGGCTGGGCCCTGGGTAGACAGATGTCCCTGGAGTTCTTGAACCCCTTGTGACCCCAGCACTGAGTCActcccctggcccagccctccttcccaaccccaacccctgagggggaaaggcagagggctggggtcctggggcttagaggggaggggagagtggggcCCATCAgtcctccctctcctggccttcTGCTGCCCTGTTTCCTTTGACACTTGAGACCTGGGCTGTGGCCCCACTTCTGTGGTGAAGGGGCTGCCTGAGCTGGAGGGGAGATGGGTGATTTCAAGGCCCCATCGCCCTCCCTGCCACCTGTGTCACCCTTCTCCCCAGTTGTAGCCCCCCCTCCACAGGTTCAGGGCTGTTTCCAGACTCCCCAGCAGCCTGGCTTCCTGGAAACCATGAACCCTGGGCTTGTAGTTTTTCAGGGGTGATGGGAGAGGGCAATGGCCCTGACAAGTGTCACCCTGCCCCAAACTCCTCATGCTGCCAACTCGGGGCTAGCTCTTGCTCCTGGCCTGTGGTTCCACTCCCTCCGACGTATTTGGCCCTCAGCCAGGGAGAGGTGCCCCCAAGCCCTGACATCAGCCGCCTGCTCCCTGGTCACTGTCTAGATTCTTCTCCCCAGGGACAGGGGAGTGGGGGGTGGTGCAGATGGGACCCTCTGATGCCCCAGATCCCCCGTGGCGCCGCCAAAGCTTGAGCTTCCCGCAGCTCCTGCCGCTGGACGGGGAACTCGTCCTGGCCTCAGGAGCAGGATTCAGCGCCAAGGACCCCAGCTCGAACTTGGACTGTAGCACAGGTGaaggggccgggccgggggcggggcttaGAGGGGGCGCGTTCgtgggtggggcctggagggAAGGGCGAGGTCCAGgttggggcgggggcggggcctagTCGGAGGGCGTGTCCCGGGCGGAGCTCAGGGTCCCGCGCTCGCTCAGGCGCCTCCGCGCTCTTCCTCGACCCGGACCGCTTCTCGTGGCACGACCCTCACCTGTGGCGCACCGGGGACGCGGCGCGTGGTCTCTTCTCTGTGGACGCCGAGCGCGTGCCCTGCCGCCACGATGACGTCGTCTTCCCGTCCAACGCCTCCTTCCGGGTGGGCCTCGGCCCAGGAGTCGGCAACGTGAGGGTCTACAGCGTGCGGGCTCTGGGCCAGGTGAGCCCGGCGCGCctaggcggggcggggcggggccggggcatGGGTCTCGTCTCCGCGCCTTCGCCTGGCAGTGCTGCTCCCCGGAGCGGCCTGGTGGGTTCCGGGCGTTCAGATATTGTCTCGTCTTCGGCTGGCTCCCGCGGTGACCTGGCTATCTGCAGACATTCACCCGCGACGAGGACCTGGCTGCTTTCCTGGCGTCTCGCGCCGGCCGCCTGCGCTTCCACGGGTTCGGCGCGCTGAGCGTGGGCCCAGATGCCTGCGACGATCCGTCGGGCTGCGTCTGTGGCAACGCCGAGGTGAGAGCAATCGGCTGCGGGGTGGCGGAGAGACCACGCGGGCTGGGCCCCGCTCTGTGCCGGAGGTCGGGACTGTGCCTGGgaccgccccgccccgccccgccccgccccgccccgccgtcTCTGGCCCGCTCGCCTCCTGGGGCGCATGGTCGTCTCGGTGCTGTCTGCCTACTTGCCCTCCGCGCTCATCCTCGCTTCCCTGCTTCCAGGTGCTGCCGTGGATCTGCGCGGCACTGCTCCAGCCCCTGGGCGGCCGCTGCCCCCAGGCCGCTTGCCAAGACGCCCTCCGGCCTGAAGGGCAGTGCTGCGACCTCTGTGGTGAGCGCCCCGCCCGGCCCCTGCTAGTGGAAGGCCTGGCTAGGCTGGCTCGCCTTCAGCCTGTTACTCTGTCGGGCCGACCAAGGCGCTGACCCCTGCCATCCTGCTGCAGGAGCCATCGTGTCGCTGACCCATGGCCCCACCTTTGACCTAGAGCGGTACCGGGCGCGGCTACTGCACACATTCCTGGCCCTGGTAATGGGGCCTTGTCCCCACCCCGGCCCCATCGCCTCCGCAACCCGTTTCTGGGACGTTCTCCTCCGCAGGGACCCCGGGGGCCCCACTCCGCCTCTCATTGATGCGCCCACTCTCCGTCTGCCCACCGTTTTCCCCTGCCCCCAACGCTCCCCTCACCCTCGCTGGTCCGAGGGTTGGAGTCCTCGGACCAACTGTCCCCCTCTCTAGCCCCAGTACCAGGGGCTGCAAATGGCCGTGTCCAAGGTGCCACGCCAGCCCCGGCTCCGCGAGGGCGCAGGCGAGAAGTCGGACACGGACATCCAGGTGGTGCTGGTGGAGACCGGGCCCGTGACGGGAGGCGCGGGGCGGCTGGCCCGGGCCCTTTTAGCGGACATCGCGGAGCACGGTAACCGCGGCGCCCCCTCCCTAGCCCCCCACCTCTGTCCCACCCCGTCCCGAGGGGACTGAGCCGACACCCTCCGTTGCAGGCGAGGCTCTCGGGGTTCTGTCGGCAATTGTCCGGGAGTCGGGCGCGTCCGTCGGAGGCGGCCCGGTGGCGGTGCTGTACGCGCCGGGGCTGGCAGGCGGCGTGGCCGCGCTGCTCCTATTGCTACTGGCGCTGCTCGCGGGGGCGCTGTTGCTGCAACGCACCGGGAGGCTCAGGTGCGCGGGGCGGGTCgcgggggggcggggctgggactCAGGTACGCAGGGTTCACGCGCGTCCCTGCCCCCAGGTGGAGGAGGCGCGGCGAGGCGGCTCCCGCGGCGTCTGGGGCGCCCCTGGGCTTCCACAACCCGGTGTTCTACATGGACTCAGCGGAGGCGGTGAGGAGGCGCACGGGGGGCGGGGGCGTGTGGCTCGTGGCTCCCCTGCGGCCGGGCTCCCTGACTACGTCCCCGCAGCTCCCGGCCCCGCAGCCGGACGTCAGGAGCTCCAGCCGCAGCTACTTCGTTAATCCGCTGTTCGACGAAGCAGAGGCCGAGGCCTGAGCTGCGTAACCGGCCCGTCCCGCGGGCCTTGCGGGATCCCCACCCCCTCCGCTCCCCCCCGCCTCCTCCGCTGGTCAAGGATAGGGTGGCCTTGCCCAATAAAGGGCTTTCCTGCACCTGTGTCAGCCCTGGACACACTAGCTACTCTTTTGCTCCTGCCTGGTGGGAGCTGGAGGGTCAGGTCGGATGGTGAGGGGTGGTCCTCAGAGCCCCTGCCCACTGGCCCCTGGCCACCTGCCGACGGCGATCTTGGAGACTACCTGTAGGGTGGGGCAGCCAGAGGCTTCTGGCCGGAACTAGGAGGGGCCTGTGCTGGAGGAGCCTGGCAAGCAAGGGGGGTACTGCAGCAGGAGTGGTGTGGAGAGGCATAGCCGGGTGAGACACCAGCTGAGGGTGGAGAGGTGGCTGCTCCCCTACCTCTTGTAAAGCTGCTCAGGCCAGGCCGTGTGAGGCTTGGCCAGGGCCAGACAGGTGGACCTGGACTTCCACCAGACTGGGTAGTGTGGACTGCCTAGGGAGGTGTCCCAGGGACACAGTAGGTCTATCCCCtcggctgggggcaggggagagctgCCCTCACGCAGTGGTGGAGCTGGTCAGAGCGCTGGCAGGTGTGTCctgctgggctgggtggggggtggggaggtgtccATCACTCCAAGGCTGGGCCTTGCCCTCCTGCTTCTGAGGATGGCTCCCATCTAGGTGTGGGCATCAGGGCTGTGCAGCCCTGAGTGGGACACTCGGTAGGTAGGTATGtgatggggcaggagagggatgGTGAACCACACTTGTGTGCGTAAAACTGTGCTGACAGGTGCCCAGCCTGAACTGTCAGGGAGGGACACTTCTGTGTAACCAGCACCTGGAAACATCACCCCCTCCCAAGGGTAACCACTCTACCGGCTTCTAGCGTAGTGGATTAGTTTACTGGTTTTTAAGCTCTCGACACTGGAAGCCGTGCTCTGGGGCCGGCATCCTGCATGCGGTTGCGGGTGTTGCCATGTTACTCCTGGTGCTGTGTAGCCTTCTATGGAGTGAAGGCCACCATTCATTCTGCTTCAACAGCTAGTGTTTCACTGAAAAGACGGCTGACCCTGGAGCACCTGCTTCAGACCTGACAGGTGCTCCCCTCACGGCAGGGCAGACATCAAGtgggagcccagggcaggagggcaAGAACCAACCCCACCTCTGACCCTGAGGCCCGGCTGCCCACTGCCCCACATGGCCGCTCAGCACTCGCCCAATCGCGTTTGTTTTCCAGCTGCCATGATTTCACTCAAGTGTCCCTGAAAGGCTGTGCCTGTGCCTTGTGTGGTCCCCTTCCAGGGACAGGTGGGGGATTGTGTCTGCACCTAAAGTTTGCTACATTCCTCCCCCGGCTGTGACCACAGGCCCACAGTGAGATGGGCTGGGGCACGCTGGGCACTGGCGTGGGCTGTTTTGGCCTCGGAACCAGCCTCATCTGCCAGACGCTCGCTGGCTGCTCTCGGCACTTAGCGTGTCCTCATGCCACCTCTTTGGCAGGTGCTGTCACTGCCCTCATCTCACCAAGAACTTACTGGTGGGGCAGAGCAAACAATGTAGCGTAGCCCACCACAGGCTGCTCCCTCCCATGGGGGCCAGAGCCCCCAGGGTAGCCACCCCATCCActcagcccagcctccctgggggTGGCCAGCTTTACCCTATCCCCCAGGGGCTACTGAGGGGCCAGTGTACGTCCCTCCAGCACAGCTTCCCTCATGGGCCTCTCGGGGCTCATGGGCGCatcaccccctcccagcactgggaCCCCAGGTGCATCCCCTGCCTGGCAGCCGGCCCTAATCCATGGTCCTCAAGGGCTCCCACTGCCCTCGGGCTGAGCTCCCAACCCCCTGGCCAGGCTGCTACTGCCACCTGGGGGCCCCTCTCTCCAGTCAAGAGCCCACACCTGACCCTGCCTACCATGGGGCAGGGCGTCTCCAGGAGGCCCCCACTGTGACATCGGCAGACAGGTAAGAGGTCCAGGCTCCGGAGGTCACatcctgtcatgtggacacaggCACTCTTAACCTTGACCCGCTGCCCTCCCCAAGCAAGGATCAAGAATGGCTTCCACAGGCAAGATGGTTCCTTCACTGCCTTTTAGGGAGGGGCTCCCAGCATagggcactggggtggggggtgggggagcacaGACATAGAGTGACAGGTGGTCATGTTCAGCCAAACCACTGAGCACTTTAAAACTGCTGTCTTCTGCTTTATTGACAGGTAAATTGTTCAAAAATGTTCTCACGATTCAATAATTACAAAGACTCagacttacattaaaaaagtaaaaaccagaACCCCCAGCAGGTGCCAGCCCCAGCAGAAGGCCCGGGGGCAAGGGCGGGCAGGTGCTGGGTGCATGACACGCACAGGCAGGCCTGGCACCCATATCACTCAGTGCCAGCTCAAGGCAAGTGCATGTCTTTAACAGCGTCGCCAAGAACGGTGGCCAGTGGGAGAGCAGGGAGAAGCCTATTCCAGGGCCGAGGACAAACTGTGTCTGTTGGCCAGTAAATCACAAGCCTTTACAGGGACAGGCCACCACCTGACGACTCACACAAGCTgtgggcagggcagagcagggccGCTGCGCGGGAGTGTGGCGCTGAGTCTACACCACCCAGACGGCACTAGTCCTGGGGCTCCATGCAGGGCTGGGGGTCCTGGCACCCGCTGCTGGGCTCCCGGGGCCCTGGCTGCTCAGCCCGCAGGCCTCGGGGCCGAGCTGCACCCCGGCGCTCACTGGTTTtagggcaggaggcagagctgcaGAAGCGAGCGGGAAACAGCACAGCTGACTTCACAGTAGTAGTACTGGTGACACTTCATGGTTATGACCAGGACTGGACTGACACACACGAGggacccagggcagggcaggcatcACTCGAAAAGGGCCTCAGTCCGTGGCTACAAGGTTGGCAGAAGGGCTTCTGCATCTGACTATGTAATGGCTAAATGAACAGAAAGGCCACAAACTAACCTCCACTTTCCTCTGTGTTCAAAATTCTAGTGACACAGGGAATGGTATACAGGTTCCTACTATTCTCCTAAGGGCCTAGGAAACAGTTTCCAGAAACAGGGAGCAGACTTGTTACAGAGGCCATGTCCCGAGCTGTCTGCTTCCTGAGCAGAGCGGTGCTGGGCCACCGGGTTCCTGCAGAGGAGGCTGGCCCCACGCGCCCCCTCAGCTGTCCTGGGCAGGAGAGGCGGTGTGGCGGTCCTTCATGTGCAAACGGAACAGCGTGGCCTCACAGCTGTGCAGATGAGGGGATCTGGTCTACCGCCACAAACAATGCGGCATAAAACTGATCATTATTATAATAAAGAATTTTCATCTCCGTATCTACAAATTGATTCTACATTTCCTTGGACAAAACTGGAGGGTCAGCTCAGTCTTGGCACTGACATGAGAAGCCCCCCAGCCCTGTGGCGGTGAGCCAGTGGCTTCAGGCGTCGTAGGCCGGCTGCTCCAGGCCTTCGAGGGGGAGCTGGCTCCTGTGGGGGGAGTTGGGGCTCGGTGGGCCGCTGGGGTTGGAGCTGTTCGATGGGGTCGAGTGTTTGGTGGAATCCGAATCAGGCTGTTAAGACAAAGTAGGGGACAGATGAGAACCAGTCACCCTGGGCCCATGGAGGGGGTGCTGCCCAGCCAGATGTGCACATCTGTGGGGGACGGGGTGGCCACTGCTGCTCCTCTCTTGTTACGAGAACACACTCTCTATGAACTTTTCACGTGGTCATTAACCATGCCGGGGAGAGAGCATAACCCTCGGCCCAACCCCACAAATGACTCAGTAACTACAAAAGGAGGAAACCACACACCAAAGTGGTCAGAGGTCACGTACCCGACACTGTCATGATAAGAGCACTGGAAGCTGGGACTTTCTCAACGTGACAAAGGGTGTCCCTGAGAAACCCACAGCTGACTTCCTAACTCAGCGGTGAGAGACCGAGGCTCCCCTCAGGGGaggaatgagacaaagctgcCTGCTTTCACTGCCACTACTCAACACTGCTGTTCCAGCCAAGCACTCAGAAAAACCAAGTTTGGAAAAGAAATACAACCATCTCTGCTCATAGATGACACAATTCTACATacacagaaaatattaaagaactcATACACAAGAATGTAGCGAACCCAGTAAAGCTGCAAGGTACAAGATcaacacacagaaatcagttgtatttctacacACCAGCAAGGAAcagcctgaaaagaaaattagaggatAAAATACAGTGGAGAATAAATTAGTTACATTTGGAGGTGAAAGATTTGTATACTGAGACTagaaaacattgctgaaagaaattaaagaccacCTAAATAATTAGATACCCCGTTTTCACGCACTGGAAGACTACTTATTGTTAAGACGGCAACATTctccaaagtgatctacagattcaatgcaatccctattgaAATTCCAAggttttttttggtagaatttgAAAAGCCAATATTCAAATTCATATAGAACTGCAAATGACAGAATAGTCAAAATAATgctgaataagaaaaagctggAGAACTCACACTTCTCAAACTTACTGCTTCAAAATGTACTACAAAACCCAACAGTCATCTAGGACAGTGTAGTAATACTAGTACACAGACCAATGGAAGAGGACAGAGTCCAGAGATGTGTCTGCAAACCATGGCCAACTGACTTCTGATGAGGGTGCCTACACTATTCAATGGGGGAAAGAGCAGTTTCTTCAGCAGGCGGTGATGGATCCACATGCGAAGAAAGTTAAACcagacccctacctcacaccacgTACAAAACtggctcaaaatggatcaaagacttaaatacaaaagctgaaaccacaaaactcttaagaagaaaaaaggactAAATCTTCATAACCTGGGATTTGGCGATGGattcttagatacaacaccaaaagcatgagtgacaaaaggaaaacacacgaactggacttcatcaaaattaggaACTTTTGTAAATCAAAAGACATTATTAAGAACGTGAAAAGACAACTCAAaggacaggagaaaatttttgcaaatcgtATCTGATAAGGGTCTGGTATCCGTATTATATAAAAAATTTCTTACAacccaacaacaaaaagacaatccaattaaaaactgagcaaaagatctgaacagccTTTTCTCCAGAGAAGGTACACAGctggccagtaagcacatgaaagggGGCGTGACATctctaatcatcaaggaaatgcaaatcaaaaccacgatgatACAACTTCATGCCTGCTAGGacagctattaaattaaaaaaagaaaaagaaaaaagtgttggcaaagatgtggagaaacctTAATCTTCGTATATTGCTGGTggtaatgtaaaatggtgcagctgctgtgaaaaacaatttggtggttcctcaaaaacttaaacagagttaccatattacccagcaattccacttctaggtatacacCCAAGGTGTAGTTCTACACACTTAGCTGTGGTGTGTCACACCTACGTGTACAGAACTACACGTCACAatgacaaacagaaaagaaaaccctgcCAAGCTCTCAAAGAGACTACAAGAGAATGTTACCTTAATTGAAAAAGACAAGTAGATGAGACtgcataaaaatttaaagtttccaTACAATAAAACACCCTTAAAATtagagataaaattaaaacatcagtGATAACGGGAAAAGTATTTGCAGCAGATAACATGCACCATTTGTAAAGAGTTTCTATAAACCAGTAAGAAAAGCAGAGAGACAGGTGAAGGGTGCACGGACCTCGGAGGAGAAGTGGCCAATTCACGTTTGAAGACGGCCAACCTCAGTAAGAGCCAGAAATCTGTGAAACAGTCCAGCAACCCCCGTGAGTGTGTACTGTCCGGGCCGGGGCTGGTTTTAGGAGGACAGACCAGAGCGCCCGGCCCTGCGCCTCCCTCCCACAGAAGCGCTCCCGCGGGCGGGAGGCCCTCAGTGCTGTCCCTCCGCCACCCACCCTCACGCACGGCTCACGGGGAAGCTGGGGTGCAGGAGGCACACCTCAAGGTGCCCGGGAATACTGCCGCCGCCGTGGCAGGAACGCCCCAGGGAAGCCTGAGCAGGGTATCCCACCTCAGTCCCCATGCTCTGCCTCTGGTGGCTGCagtcaggagagagaagaggctcCCAGACGCACCAGGCCCCCTGTGCTTTAAAAGGAACGCAGCCCCTGCTGTCACAGCTAAGTGGACAAAACCACACAGATGAGCCCAGGTGGGAGGAGCCCCCGCACTTCTCACAGGAAGGCGTGTGCTCCTCAGCTGTGCAGGCGACGGCCCCTCCGGGCGGCGCCCCAGGGCAGTGGGCCGTGCCTGCCCGCAGCCCACACCGAGCTCAGACCTCGCCGCGCTCTCCTGGCGCAGGCCGGCAGGTGTGGGCAGGGAGCCGGGTGGCTCGGGAGCCAAGCACCCGCACCATTCTCCTCACAGGCTCACAGCGAGAGAGCCCGTGGGGCCCCGTCCCCCGGCACAGCCTGGGCAGCATGAGCGGAGGCTTCCGGGCGCTGGTGACTGCCAGGGCCCACACGGCTGCCCCGGGAGATGGAGCACCTTTCTCCAAAGAATAGCTGCTTCGAGTCTCCTCCACGTGTGGAGCTGCGGACGCCCAGGCCTCATCCCCCGTCACCCGGCAAGCCGTACCTCTTTGTCGAAGTCCTGGTCGGGATCGGACATACTTCTTAGGGGCACGGCCACTCCAGACTCGGATCCACCTATGGACAGAGGCAGCCGTCATCTTAGGGAAAGAAGGTAAAAGCTGAATGGAAGCCCCGagcccctgcaccccagccccgGGCCGCGGCGGCCTGGGTACCTGATGAGGGCCACGAGATGTAGGGCTTGTTCCTGGGCGGAGGCTGGCGGGGCAGGCTGGCAGGCGCAGGGCCGGGCCTCTCCTCCTGGGATGGGGGCACGGCGCtctgggcagagagagcagcacgTCAGTACTGCCAGGGGGCAACGACGGGCCCCAGGGCAGAGCACGTCTGAGTCCAGCCCACTGGACAACCGCCAAATCTGCAGCACGACCAGGCCGGGGCCCCAAGACCCAACCAGCAAAACGGGCCGGGAAGGCTTTCTGGACAGTGGTGTCTCACCAGTTCTGAACTAAGAAATGGCACTAGCAGTTTAAGGCCAAGTTAAATCCTATAGAAATCCTatagattttaaagtgaaaaagaaaacaaagtatgcTACCTGCCCACAGTAAGATGCTATTTAGCCATCGTTTTGACAGTTACTTCCTTCTGACACCCTAGCAGGGCCTGGGATGCAACGGCCCCCACCCAGGTGCGACAGGGAGGGAGGCGCCGAGCTCACCAGAGGCAGGTCCATGAGCACCTGCATCCCGTCACCCGGGCCCATGTGGGCCACGTGGTTGAAGTTGGTGGGGTTGGATATCATTTTGGATCTCAATTCTGGGTCTCTAAGCATCTCCCTGGGGAAAGAACACACGAGTGACTCAGGAACATGGCAAGGTCCTCTGGGCTCCACCACGGCCCCGGCTGTGCCTCGGGGAGGCCCTACCGCCGCTGCTGCAGTCTCTCCTCCTCTGGCACCTTGAAGACAAACCGCCTCTTGCTTCTGGTCCGGAGCATCTGCTTCTTGCTGTTGTCAGAGGTGTCGGGCACGCTGAGAATCGCTCCTGCAGGGAGGAGCAGGTCCTGTGGCTGCTCGGGACCTCGTGCTCCCGGTGCGGGGCCTGACTTGGGGCAGGACCCTCCCTCCCGCCCGCCCTGCCCCTGTGAGGAGGGCTCACCCGCAGACTTGCTCTTGAAGTAGATCAGG
This DNA window, taken from Camelus dromedarius isolate mCamDro1 chromosome 5, mCamDro1.pat, whole genome shotgun sequence, encodes the following:
- the AMN gene encoding protein amnionless, which translates into the protein MGVLGLLLLWLQLCALTRASYKLWVPNTDFDDAANWSQNRTPCAGAAVQFPADKMVSVLVREGHSISDMLLPLDGELVLASGAGFSAKDPSSNLDCSTGASALFLDPDRFSWHDPHLWRTGDAARGLFSVDAERVPCRHDDVVFPSNASFRVGLGPGVGNVRVYSVRALGQTFTRDEDLAAFLASRAGRLRFHGFGALSVGPDACDDPSGCVCGNAEVLPWICAALLQPLGGRCPQAACQDALRPEGQCCDLCGAIVSLTHGPTFDLERYRARLLHTFLALPQYQGLQMAVSKVPRQPRLREGAGEKSDTDIQVVLVETGPVTGGAGRLARALLADIAEHGEALGVLSAIVRESGASVGGGPVAVLYAPGLAGGVAALLLLLLALLAGALLLQRTGRLRWRRRGEAAPAASGAPLGFHNPVFYMDSAEALPAPQPDVRSSSRSYFVNPLFDEAEAEA